Genomic segment of Drosophila simulans strain w501 chromosome 2R, Prin_Dsim_3.1, whole genome shotgun sequence:
CTGCTCGTCATCTTCTGGCAGGAGATCGGAGCCCACGACATTTTGCCCTCTCAACACTTCCCAGATGTCCACCTTGTCGTCGTCTCGGGCGTCCACGCCACAGGCTCCGCTTGTTTCCACCAAACTCTGCTCAATTGCATACTGTAGCATGTCATCCTCGTCAAGAGGAATTTGACGACGGACATCGCTGCCCCTGTTTGTGTAGTGAGCTGGGATATCGAAACAGCGATCATCGACCAAACAAGTGACACGATCTTGCTCCTGCAGCGTGGCCACGTTATCCACGGGCGTGGTTAAAGCAAATACATTTCCAAATGTAATACAGGCATTTAGAACATGGAAGAGCGGGATTTCCACTTTGACTGGAAAACCAGCAGGCAGCTGCATGGTGATAAAGTCTCTCAGCTTGGACACATGTGGACTGGCCATGGTGGACATGAGATCCAGAATGGGAAGCACTTGTTCCTGCAGTCGAATGGGGTGCTCCTCGGCTAACCATAGGTTGGCTTTAAAGCGCTGCACCTTTGTGCTCAGGTTCTTGGGACCGCCCACATCCCTTCCGTGAAGATCAAACTCCGGAGTAAAATACTCCTCCGGAGTAACAGAAGACTTGGGAGTACTGGTGCCGGACGCACAGGCGGAGCTTCCGTTGCTTTGATTTCCAGGGGCTGGTGAGTTTCGACCACCATTTTCGACTCCAGCGTTGGAAGCTTCCTCCAACCGGGGCGATGGTGACTATAGCAAGGAATGTTAATTATTtgaggaaaaaattaaaaatatgaatagcCTACGCGATCTTTTAgtgccgcagcagcatcagcggGGGACACATAGTCCTCATCAGCAATTCCCAGCAGGCTATGCAGTGGTGTCCTCGCTGTCTTGTTCTAAAACAGAAAAGCAGATTTATTTACGAGTTCAgttaattagaaaatatacGTGAAACATAGAAGAAACTCTTTTACACAACCATGTAGAATGCATTCATTTCACAGAATGTTACGAATGATGCCATGCACATGTTTcatttgtattgtatttttaaattttcttacCTTGATTTGCTCCTCGCTAAGGTGATCCATTCGCGTCTTTGTAACAAACTCCACGTTGCTGGCCCCGTACACCTTGCAGTTATAGCCGTTGATCACCTCAGATTTCTCGCTACGCCATCCCCATATGCCGCACTTGTTGCGCTCGAAGCTAATCTTGTCCATCTCGATGTTGTTCGTGATCACCGGGGCATTGAGACGCGCCCTCACGGTGCCCAAGGCGGGTGGAATGGCCACAATATCACCGATATCGCTGCTCATCTCCTCCACCATGACTTCGTTTGTATCGTGATCGATCTCGATCATCGTGGCAGTTTCTTCTATAAGTTGTTGGTGTAGAGAAATTTTGGCGGTTatcttaaaaattgtttgatttatttccacTTACTGGCCCCCTTGAAGATGTAGGAGCGATTGCCCCGTTGCCAGGTGTTGTTGTCGAAGCCCAGCAGGGTGGTATCTATCCGGACATTGGCTCCCCGCTTGTAGACCTTGTAGGTGTCGCTGGGACAGAGACGCGACATCAGAGGCACCCAGGAAGTGAACTCCCACTTCATCTCGATGTAGAAATCGGGTGCGTCCAGTAGGTGCTGCAGCAGCTTAGGCACATGCGTAACCCGCTGAACATGACGCTGGAGATCCCGGACCTCGATGATAGCCGTCAGTATGTCCACATCGCCGGTGCAAACGGCTTCCTGGACAACTAAGGGTGGAGAGGCAATTAATGGAGTTAATTTTTGGGGCGTCTCTTGGTTAACTTACTGGACCAGCCTTCGTGCTCATAGGTGGCATTGCATTTGGCCGCCAGAAGGCATTTAACGCATGGCAAATTGGCCAATCTCACAGCCATCATCAGTGGCGTCCGGCCGCGGGGATCAATTTTCTCCTTATCGTTCTGCAAGGTGACGGAATCAGTGAGTTTTATCGCAGTGCCACTTCCCCGTGCCCTGCTAATTCAATTAGCACCTGTCCCCGGAGGCCACACCCACCCCCATGGAGCACCACCTCCCCTTTTCACCTGGTCGATGGccgcctgcagctgctccagttCGTTGTGCCAGATATGCCAGTGCAGCGGGTACTCCGCTTTGATCTCCTCGACGCTCCTCATCCTGGATTGGGATTTGCGTCGTCTGATCTGCGGCTAAATTGTCAATTCTTTTGTTTCTCTGCtaggtgaaaaaaaaacaaactatatGGGCGGATGTCTGGTCACACTGTTTCTACGACACCGATTGCTGATTAGTGATGGTAGTCGTAAAAAGCCGGTGCGATATATCGGAAaggaaatttattaaaaaaagagGCAGTAATTACAGCCGTACAAAGAATAGTTAATTCTGAAACTGAACTCCACTGAAATAACTAAGCAGTCATAAAAGTATGCCAATGGATAACCTTCACCGAatagcaaattaattaatacaaCGCTTAAGTTGTGCCATCACTTTGTGCATCTCTGGCTGTCATCGATAGTCAATAACAACATTGACAGCTGTTCGGCTGAAAATATTCCAAATCGCATTAATTGCTTCAGAAAATAGCGAAATAAACGTTTTCCAAGACCGCTTCCGATTCGAAAATAGGAAAAGTTGCTGGCGCGTGAGTGGTAAgcttaataataacaatactGTGTTACCCCACATACAAACCGCAaacaaattacataaaaaattgatgCGCCAGCTATAAAGGGGGGATTATGGGTGCTCCCCAATGGGTTAATGAGATTAGGTGGAGTGGCTACGAGTGCTTACACGATTTACTCTCCTTCCGTTTATTCACACGTACAAAGAAAAGTTCTGTTCGAGACGGTAGCTCTACCTGCCTGCGGCACGCCCACCCACTTAACTgaattttaatgagttttctattaattattattttcaggTCATCATGCTTCTGGCGTAGAGAGAAATTTTCGATCGGATTCCGTACGCTGTATTCCACCTGACGACCAGAGGCTCTCTTTTCAAGTAAGAGTAATTGCCAATTTAGATGTTAATTGGCCACAAGTGCATGGCATTATTGCACTTGTTAGGGAACGAAAAATCGGCGACTTTAAATGCCATCAGTTTGTGAAGAAGCTTTGCTC
This window contains:
- the LOC6735217 gene encoding ankyrin repeat domain-containing protein 13D isoform X2, with the protein product MRSVEEIKAEYPLHWHIWHNELEQLQAAIDQNDKEKIDPRGRTPLMMAVRLANLPCVKCLLAAKCNATYEHEGWSIVQEAVCTGDVDILTAIIEVRDLQRHVQRVTHVPKLLQHLLDAPDFYIEMKWEFTSWVPLMSRLCPSDTYKVYKRGANVRIDTTLLGFDNNTWQRGNRSYIFKGAKETATMIEIDHDTNEVMVEEMSSDIGDIVAIPPALGTVRARLNAPVITNNIEMDKISFERNKCGIWGWRSEKSEVINGYNCKVYGASNVEFVTKTRMDHLSEEQIKNKTARTPLHSLLGIADEDYVSPADAAAALKDRSPSPRLEEASNAGVENGGRNSPAPGNQSNGSSACASGTSTPKSSVTPEEYFTPEFDLHGRDVGGPKNLSTKVQRFKANLWLAEEHPIRLQEQVLPILDLMSTMASPHVSKLRDFITMQLPAGFPVKVEIPLFHVLNACITFGNVFALTTPVDNVATLQEQDRVTCLVDDRCFDIPAHYTNRGSDVRRQIPLDEDDMLQYAIEQSLVETSGACGVDARDDDKVDIWEVLRGQNVVGSDLLPEDDEQLQRGHRLSSHLLSPHRQQYGRYSPSPKHQPQSFPHSQLQLEPQTRGRSSSAGAQFKNDLGYMKKIFK
- the LOC6735217 gene encoding ankyrin repeat domain-containing protein 13D isoform X1, with the protein product MRSVEEIKAEYPLHWHIWHNELEQLQAAIDQNDKEKIDPRGRTPLMMAVRLANLPCVKCLLAAKCNATYEHEGWSIVQEAVCTGDVDILTAIIEVRDLQRHVQRVTHVPKLLQHLLDAPDFYIEMKWEFTSWVPLMSRLCPSDTYKVYKRGANVRIDTTLLGFDNNTWQRGNRSYIFKGAKETATMIEIDHDTNEVMVEEMSSDIGDIVAIPPALGTVRARLNAPVITNNIEMDKISFERNKCGIWGWRSEKSEVINGYNCKVYGASNVEFVTKTRMDHLSEEQIKNKTARTPLHSLLGIADEDYVSPADAAAALKDRSPSPRLEEASNAGVENGGRNSPAPGNQSNGSSACASGTSTPKSSVTPEEYFTPEFDLHGRDVGGPKNLSTKVQRFKANLWLAEEHPIRLQEQVLPILDLMSTMASPHVSKLRDFITMQLPAGFPVKVEIPLFHVLNACITFGNVFALTTPVDNVATLQEQDRVTCLVDDRCFDIPAHYTNRGSDVRRQIPLDEDDMLQYAIEQSLVETSGACGVDARDDDKVDIWEVLRGQNVVGSDLLPEDDEQLQRVLQESLLGAHANLQSGSPASDEDDDGGFRYVDPDLAMAMRLSQQEQRKFELERQQEQEMIEQALKLSLQEH